In a genomic window of Styela clava chromosome 7, kaStyClav1.hap1.2, whole genome shotgun sequence:
- the LOC120327611 gene encoding DNA replication licensing factor mcm7-like, translating into MATGSDKKRDYPSEKDKVKRFLGEFCQDDGSGKCFKYGKALTEVAHRERVEVTIDLDDIAEYDPELAESIIENTLRYQRIFADAIDELLPDYKEREVTFKDALDVYIEHRMLMEQRLHNDPAEVRDWRNKYPAELMRRFEVYFKAPTAQKAMPIRDVKAQNIGKLTVVRGIVIRATEVKPMMSVATYTCDRCGGETYQPIASPSFMPLLLCPSEECQTNRSGGRLYLQNRGSKFIKFQEIKIQEHSDQVPTGNIPRAMTVYCRGETTRAAVPGDHISITGVFLPMLRTGFRQMQQGLLTDTYMEGHRVIKMNKTQDDEQDVGEMTEDELEQISQEDFYDKLALSLSPEIYGHEDIKKVLLLLLVGGVDKNSKGMKIRGNINVCLMGDPGVAKSQLLSYIDRLAPRSQYTTGRGSSGVGLTAAVLKDPLTNEMILEGGALVLADQGVCCIDEFDKMMDGDRTAIHEVMEQQTISIAKAGIMTSLNARVSILAAANPAYGRYNPKKSIEHNIQLPAALLSRFDVLWLIQDKPDRENDLRLAQHITYVHQHSTHPPIQFTPIDMKLMRRYIALCQKKNPVIPQELTDYITAAYVELRKEDRASKDATFTSARTLLSILRLATALARLRLADVVEKDDVNEAMRLMEMSKDSLNPGTDGQQRQQRPTDLIYQIIREMAPDTGVPMVRLTEAKQRCVAKGFTPDQFEEAVEEYEALNVWQLNAAKSRITFVNV; encoded by the exons ATGGCAACTGGATCAGACAAGAAACGAGACTATCCTTCAGAAAaag ATAAAGTTAAAAGATTTTTGGGAGAATTTTGTCAAGACGACGGATCTGGAAAGTGCTTCAAATATGGAAAAGCTttg ACTGAAGTCGCGCATCGTGAAAGAGTTGAAGTTACGATCGATTTAGATGATATTGCTGAATATGATCCAGAATTGGCAGAAAGTATTATTGAAAATACGCTTCGATATCAAAGAATATTTGCAGATGCCATCGATGAATTGCTACCCGATTACAAGGAAAGAGAG GTTACGTTCAAAGATGCATTGGATGTGTACATTGAACACCGGATGCTTATGGAGCAGAGACTTCATAACGATCCGGCAGAAGTCCGCGATTGGAGGAATAAATATCCCGCTGAGTTGATGCGCAGATTCGAG GTGTATTTTAAAGCTCCGACTGCCCAAAAAGCTATGCCAATTCGTGATGTGAAAGCTCAGAATATCGGAAAATTAACAGTGGTTCGTGGTATTGTTATCAGAGCAACTGAAGTCAAGCCTATGATGTCTGTTGCAACATACACATGCGATAGATGTGGAGGAGAGACTTATCAACCG ATTGCTTCTCCCTCTTTTATGCCATTGCTTCTTTGCCCCAGTGAGGAATGCCAAACTAATCGCAGCGGAGGACGTCTCTATCTGCAAAACAGAGGGtcaaaattcatcaaatttcaGGAAATCAAAATTCAAGAACAT AGCGACCAAGTTCCAACTGGTAATATTCCTCGAGCGATGACAGTATATTGCAGAGGGGAAACCACTCGTGCTGCTGTACCTGGTGATCACATCAGCATCACAGGAGTTTTCCTACCAATGCTAAGAACAGGATTCAGACAAATGCAGCAAGGATTGCTAACTGATACCTATATGGAAGGACAT aGAGTGATCAAAATGAACAAAACTCAAGATGATGAACAGGATGTCGGTGAAATGACTGAGGACGAACTGGAACAAATTAGTC AGGAAGACTTCTATGACAAACTTGCATTGTCACTTTCTCCCGAAATTTATGGACATGAAGATATCAAGAAGGTATTGCTGCTGTTACTTGTCGGTGGGGTGGACAAAAATTCAAAGG GAATGAAAATTCGTGGCAATATCAATGTATGTCTTATGGGTGATCCCGGTGTTGCGAAATCACAATTGCTGTCATACATAGATAGACTTGCTCCTCGTAGTCAGTATACTACAGGCAGAGGTTCTTCTGGTGTTGGCTTAACTGCAGCTGTGTTGAAG GATCCACTTACAAATGAAATGATATTGGAAGGTGGAGCATTGGTTTTAGCTGATCAAGGTGTTTGTTGCATCGATGAATTCGATAAAATGATGGATGGTGATAGAACCGCTATTCATGAAGTTATGGAACAACAGACTATATCTATTGCAAAA GCTGGCATCATGACTTCGTTGAATGCAAGAGTTTCAATCTTGGCGGCTGCTAATCCAGCATATGGAAGATACAATCCAAAGAAGTCTATCGAACATAATATCCAACTACCAGCAGCTCTTTTGTCAAGATTTGATGTTTTGTGGCTCATTCAAGATAAACCTGACAGAGAAAATGATCtgag GCTTGCTCAACATATTACTTATGTGCATCAACACAGCACTCATCCTCCTATCCAGTTTACTCCTATTGACATGAAATTGATGAG ACGTTACATTGCCCTCTGTCAGAAGAAGAATCCTGTTATACCTCAAGAATTGACAGACTACATCACTGCTGCATACGTTGAACTACGAAAGGAGGATCGAGCCAGTAAAGATGCAACCTTCACCTCCGCTCGTACTCTTCTCTCCATCTTACGACTCGCTACTGCTTTG GCTCGTTTACGTTTGGCAGATGTTGTTGAAAAAGATGATGTGAATGAGGCCATGAGATTAATGGAAATGTCCAAAGACTCACTTAATCCTGGTACTGATGGACAACAAAG ACAACAACGACCTACAGACCTCATCTATCAAATCATTCGTGAGATGGCTCCTGATACCGGCGTTCCAATGGTGCGATTGACCGAAGCCAAGCAGAGATGCGTTGCCAAAGGTTTTACTCCAGATCAGTTTGAAGAAGCGGTGGAAGAATATGAGGCTCTCAATGTGTGGCAACTCAATGCAGCCAAGTCCAGAATTACTTTTGTAAATGTTTAA